A portion of the Mesotoga infera genome contains these proteins:
- a CDS encoding MFS transporter, with product MKLRSVFVAASSLVYFMIGFTAQSINSALPAIAVELEMSYDMTGLVLGLPSFVYQIAVLIAAVISRKFGPFLAAATGITCITFSVVFMALSRTYSTFLTGRLMFGLGLGITEISIALCVSHLAFEKTGGVLNLVYSFFALGSIVAPVFVSLALSDTSKWPIPIFVASALFFFISLLSWIVWKKSSVESSPSVERRRPALPKDAVFWLITVGGLMYVGYEMGLFSWLSTFIYEEKSASLRVASLMPSLLAFGLFVGRIITGFVVDKVGLQRTLVVLGLISSVGFSLSFLTANPIVLALGVFTTGLGFSGTFPTLQAIMVSGYRENREAVLSIFAASGSVGVVITNLLVGRISESTNLKLGMLVIGSQILAALAVFITISLLHRKRLRKGLN from the coding sequence ATGAAGTTGAGATCTGTCTTTGTCGCTGCATCTTCACTGGTCTATTTCATGATTGGTTTCACGGCTCAGTCAATAAACAGTGCCTTGCCCGCAATTGCAGTAGAACTCGAAATGAGTTATGACATGACCGGTCTTGTTCTTGGCCTTCCTTCTTTTGTCTACCAAATTGCAGTTCTAATTGCTGCAGTCATTTCGAGAAAGTTCGGTCCATTTCTTGCCGCCGCTACAGGGATTACCTGCATAACTTTTTCCGTAGTCTTCATGGCTCTTTCAAGAACTTATTCTACATTTCTCACTGGAAGACTGATGTTCGGACTTGGCCTTGGCATAACTGAGATTAGCATTGCCCTGTGCGTTTCACATTTGGCATTTGAGAAGACAGGCGGGGTCTTGAATCTGGTCTATTCTTTCTTTGCTCTGGGAAGCATTGTGGCTCCGGTATTCGTTTCGTTAGCTCTCTCTGATACTAGTAAGTGGCCTATCCCAATATTCGTGGCCTCTGCTCTATTTTTCTTTATCAGTCTTCTTTCCTGGATTGTTTGGAAGAAATCATCTGTTGAGTCCTCTCCTTCGGTTGAGAGAAGAAGACCTGCTCTGCCAAAAGATGCTGTTTTTTGGTTAATCACTGTTGGAGGGCTTATGTACGTTGGCTATGAGATGGGCTTGTTCTCTTGGCTTTCCACTTTTATATATGAAGAGAAATCCGCATCATTAAGGGTCGCTAGCCTTATGCCGTCTTTACTTGCGTTTGGTCTGTTTGTCGGAAGGATAATCACCGGGTTCGTGGTTGACAAAGTGGGACTTCAGCGAACACTTGTCGTTCTAGGCTTGATTTCATCTGTCGGATTCTCCCTTTCCTTCCTGACTGCGAATCCCATCGTACTTGCTCTGGGAGTCTTCACAACGGGTCTGGGATTTTCGGGAACATTTCCTACTCTCCAGGCAATAATGGTTTCAGGCTACAGGGAGAATCGCGAGGCAGTCCTTTCGATCTTTGCCGCATCTGGCTCCGTCGGTGTTGTGATCACAAATCTTCTGGTCGGCCGCATTAGCGAAAGCACGAACCTAAAATTAGGAATGCTGGTCATCGGTAGTCAGATTCTTGCCGCTTTGGCAGTATTTATTACTATCAGCCTTCTACACAGGAAGAGACTACGCAAAGGTCTCAACTAG
- a CDS encoding alpha/beta hydrolase gives MNRGNAYLWLIVLGAVVTGLAIGAADFLVPYPPMVEALQALNSSNMVLYSFKDRIHTFSTRKESKVGVIFYPGGLVDPIAYAPLLKELATKNLTTFLVDMPLDLAILSPNSAAAIIESNPDIGIWIMAGHSLGGSMPARFASRNQGIVSVLILLAAYPASVDSLSESDLHVLSVYGSEDTVIDKDALEKGRSLLPADTTYIVIEGGNHAQFGYYGPQKGDGKAVISLLEQQKLTVDAILAMIEEIT, from the coding sequence ATGAACAGAGGAAATGCATACCTATGGTTAATTGTTCTTGGAGCAGTTGTGACTGGATTGGCGATCGGTGCCGCCGACTTCCTTGTTCCATATCCGCCGATGGTGGAAGCTCTGCAGGCTCTGAATAGTTCCAACATGGTTTTGTACAGCTTCAAAGACAGAATTCATACCTTTTCAACAAGAAAAGAGAGCAAAGTAGGAGTGATTTTCTATCCAGGAGGACTGGTTGATCCAATAGCTTATGCGCCGCTCCTTAAAGAGCTTGCGACGAAAAATCTGACGACCTTTCTTGTAGACATGCCGCTAGATCTAGCCATTCTTTCCCCAAATAGTGCAGCCGCCATAATTGAAAGCAATCCAGATATCGGTATTTGGATTATGGCTGGGCATTCTCTGGGAGGATCTATGCCTGCGAGATTTGCATCCAGAAATCAGGGAATTGTTTCCGTACTCATTTTGCTTGCCGCTTATCCGGCCAGTGTAGACTCACTGTCTGAATCTGATCTACATGTGTTGTCTGTCTACGGCAGCGAGGATACAGTCATTGACAAAGACGCCCTTGAGAAAGGCAGATCTCTCTTACCTGCAGATACTACGTACATCGTGATTGAAGGAGGAAACCACGCTCAGTTCGGCTATTACGGACCACAGAAGGGGGACGGTAAGGCAGTCATCAGCCTTCTTGAACAGCAGAAGCTTACTGTCGATGCAATACTTGCGATGATTGAGGAAATCACGTAG